The following coding sequences lie in one Halogeometricum rufum genomic window:
- a CDS encoding glutathione S-transferase family protein, whose amino-acid sequence MNMLVDGEWRTDAYESTNEEGEFDRQETSFRDWIQDDEDAEFPAEAGRYHLYISRACPWAHRAAMTRRLKGLEDAISLSVVEPVRIDDGWEFSAEYPDPLYGEDYLRDVYTRADDDFTGRVTVPVLWDTETETIVNNESREIMRMLNTEFEAHAKHDVDLWPEGSREAVEEILDDIYEPINNGVYRAGFAGSQAAYDEAVDELFDALDRWESVLDDRRFLAGDAPTEADVAMFATLIRFDHVYHTHFKCNRRAIHEYPNLWNYTKELAQLPGVAETINLDHITRHYYESHGDVNPSRLVPTGPDIDFFESHDRDRLPADLPDALRGDAAPADD is encoded by the coding sequence ATGAACATGCTCGTCGACGGCGAGTGGCGGACGGACGCATACGAATCGACGAACGAGGAGGGGGAGTTCGACCGGCAGGAGACGTCGTTCCGCGACTGGATACAGGACGACGAAGACGCCGAGTTCCCGGCCGAGGCGGGTCGCTACCACCTCTACATCTCGCGGGCGTGTCCGTGGGCGCACCGCGCGGCGATGACGCGCCGCCTGAAGGGACTGGAGGACGCAATCTCGCTGTCCGTCGTCGAACCGGTCCGCATCGACGACGGCTGGGAGTTCTCCGCGGAGTACCCCGACCCTCTCTACGGCGAGGACTACCTGCGCGACGTCTACACACGCGCGGACGACGACTTCACGGGGCGAGTCACGGTGCCCGTCCTCTGGGACACGGAGACGGAGACCATCGTCAACAACGAGTCCCGCGAGATAATGCGGATGTTGAACACCGAGTTCGAGGCACACGCGAAGCACGACGTGGACCTCTGGCCCGAGGGCTCTCGCGAGGCGGTCGAAGAGATTCTCGACGACATCTACGAGCCGATAAACAACGGCGTCTACCGCGCCGGATTCGCCGGGTCTCAGGCCGCCTACGACGAGGCGGTGGACGAACTGTTCGACGCCCTCGACCGCTGGGAGTCGGTCCTCGACGACCGGCGGTTCCTCGCGGGCGACGCCCCGACGGAGGCGGACGTGGCGATGTTCGCCACGCTGATTCGATTCGACCACGTCTACCACACGCACTTCAAGTGTAACCGGCGGGCGATACACGAGTACCCGAACCTCTGGAACTACACGAAGGAACTGGCGCAACTGCCCGGCGTCGCCGAGACCATCAACCTCGACCACATCACGCGCCACTACTACGAGAGTCACGGCGACGTGAACCCCTCGCGTCTCGTCCCCACCGGCCCCGACATCGACTTCTTCGAGTCGCACGACAGGGACCGACTCCCCGCGGACCTGCCGGACGCGCTTCGCGGCGACGCGGCGCCGGCCGACGACTAG
- a CDS encoding molybdopterin-dependent oxidoreductase, with amino-acid sequence MADRRTGPFARLRRLLARVEPSPRLVDWSILACVLFEVGSGVLSFGAGAPANWPLFELHAVVGLTLSALLVYKFRRVRRRVTDARLWDRATGLSVLTAVVAVSALLTGVWWALGGNARVLTYWNLLNLHVGLGLLLVPLVLGHLYTRFRTPARADFEGRRTALQYGTLLVGGALLLRAQELVVAAFDTGGRVRRFTGSKPVEDDGLAPEGDVGDGNASFPVTSWVADDPDPVDAAAWRLRVGGLVESPHSLSAADLTADTERRVLLDCTSGWYAERDWRGVRLGDVLDAAGPHADAAWVTVHSVTGYRWSFPLDEAREMLLATHVGGERLTHGHGSPLRLVAPDRRGFQWIKWVDGVEVRRRRDPAQWLAVLVSGFE; translated from the coding sequence ATGGCAGACCGGCGCACGGGTCCGTTCGCTCGCCTCCGTCGACTCCTCGCGAGGGTCGAACCGTCGCCGCGACTCGTCGACTGGTCCATCCTCGCGTGCGTCCTGTTCGAGGTGGGGAGCGGCGTCCTCAGTTTCGGCGCGGGCGCGCCCGCGAACTGGCCCCTCTTCGAACTCCACGCCGTCGTCGGTCTCACGCTCTCTGCCCTCCTCGTCTACAAGTTCCGTCGCGTCCGCCGGCGCGTCACCGACGCGCGCCTGTGGGACCGCGCGACGGGCCTCTCCGTCCTCACCGCCGTCGTCGCCGTCTCCGCCCTCCTCACGGGGGTGTGGTGGGCGCTCGGCGGCAACGCCCGCGTCCTCACCTACTGGAACCTCCTGAACCTCCACGTCGGCCTCGGACTCCTCCTCGTCCCCCTCGTCCTCGGCCACCTCTACACTCGATTTCGGACGCCCGCGCGCGCGGACTTCGAGGGCCGACGGACCGCCCTGCAGTACGGGACGCTCCTCGTCGGCGGCGCACTCCTCCTGCGCGCGCAGGAACTCGTCGTCGCCGCTTTCGACACCGGCGGCCGAGTGCGACGGTTCACGGGGTCGAAACCGGTCGAGGACGACGGACTCGCGCCCGAGGGAGACGTGGGCGACGGCAACGCCTCCTTCCCGGTGACGAGTTGGGTCGCCGACGACCCCGACCCGGTGGACGCCGCGGCGTGGCGACTCCGCGTCGGCGGCCTGGTCGAGTCCCCGCATTCGCTCTCCGCGGCGGACCTGACCGCCGACACGGAACGGCGCGTCCTCCTCGACTGCACCAGCGGGTGGTACGCCGAACGCGACTGGCGCGGCGTCCGACTCGGGGACGTCCTCGACGCCGCGGGCCCGCACGCCGACGCCGCGTGGGTGACGGTCCACTCGGTGACGGGCTACCGCTGGTCGTTCCCCCTCGACGAGGCCCGCGAGATGCTCCTCGCCACGCACGTCGGCGGCGAACGACTCACGCACGGCCACGGCTCCCCCCTCCGCCTCGTCGCGCCCGACAGGCGCGGCTTCCAGTGGATAAAGTGGGTCGACGGCGTCGAGGTCAGGCGCCGGCGCGACCCGGCGCAGTGGCTGGCCGTGCTGGTCAGCGGTTTCGAGTGA
- a CDS encoding 4-phosphopantoate--beta-alanine ligase, which yields MSDIEIPESHPRYLSLLTRHRIEEGVEKGITSKQGLIAEGRGEAFDYLLGEETIPSADAAARAAAARLLLAEHPVLSVNGNVAALVPGEMVELADAVGADIEVNLFNRTEERLRAIADHLRDHGASEVKGLTADGRIPGLDHERAKVDADGIGSADVVLVPLEDGDRAEALAAMGKVEIVVDLNPMSRSAQSAAVPIVDNIVRAVPNVTAHARDLSDASREELERIVETFDREAALREAEAAIRGGELA from the coding sequence ATGAGCGACATCGAGATTCCGGAGAGTCACCCGCGATACCTCTCGTTGCTCACGAGACACCGCATCGAGGAGGGCGTGGAGAAGGGCATCACCTCGAAGCAGGGCCTCATCGCCGAGGGCAGGGGCGAGGCGTTCGACTACCTCCTCGGCGAGGAGACCATCCCCTCGGCGGACGCCGCCGCACGCGCCGCGGCCGCCCGATTGCTCCTCGCCGAGCACCCGGTGCTCTCGGTCAACGGCAACGTCGCGGCACTCGTCCCCGGCGAGATGGTCGAACTCGCCGACGCCGTCGGCGCGGACATCGAAGTGAACCTGTTCAACCGCACCGAGGAGCGACTCCGCGCCATCGCAGACCACCTGCGCGACCACGGAGCGAGCGAAGTGAAGGGGCTCACGGCCGACGGTCGCATCCCGGGCCTCGACCACGAACGCGCGAAGGTGGACGCCGACGGCATCGGGTCGGCGGACGTGGTCCTCGTCCCCCTCGAAGACGGCGACCGGGCGGAGGCGCTGGCGGCGATGGGGAAAGTCGAGATAGTCGTCGACCTCAACCCGATGTCTCGCTCGGCGCAGTCGGCGGCCGTCCCCATCGTCGACAACATCGTCCGCGCGGTGCCGAACGTCACCGCACACGCCCGGGACCTGTCGGACGCCTCCCGCGAGGAACTGGAGCGAATCGTCGAGACGTTCGACCGCGAAGCCGCCTTGCGGGAGGCCGAAGCGGCGATTCGCGGCGGCGAGTTGGCGTAG
- a CDS encoding pantoate kinase: MTDEATAFVPGHVTGFFSAHPHDDPAVAGSRGAGVALSHGVRVTVRRTDATDGRSDETSGETASDDSSDDGETDGGAPGPTTLDGDAVSMPPVDAVRRSLGVPGAAVHAETPLPLGAGFGVSGAMALGTAYAANRVFGIGRSENELVDVAHCAEVEAGTGLGDVVAQARGGLPIRLEPGAPGHGAMDGVPARPRVEYVTFGEVSTEDVLSGDTTRLTAAGERALSDLRADPTPERLVSLSRRFAREAGLTTDRVAAIVADVRDAGGDASMAMLGDTVFAFGTALSDAGYDPEVCGVHPAGSSLVPE, encoded by the coding sequence ATGACCGACGAGGCGACGGCGTTCGTCCCCGGGCACGTCACGGGCTTCTTCAGCGCCCACCCCCACGATGACCCGGCGGTGGCCGGGTCGCGGGGCGCGGGCGTCGCCCTCTCCCACGGGGTGCGCGTGACGGTGCGGCGAACCGACGCGACCGACGGGCGGAGCGACGAGACGAGCGGAGAGACGGCGAGTGACGATTCGAGCGACGATGGTGAGACCGACGGCGGCGCACCCGGACCGACGACTCTGGACGGAGACGCCGTCTCGATGCCGCCGGTGGACGCCGTCCGGCGGTCGCTGGGCGTCCCCGGCGCGGCGGTGCACGCGGAGACGCCGCTTCCCCTCGGCGCCGGGTTCGGCGTCAGCGGTGCGATGGCGCTGGGAACGGCCTACGCCGCCAACCGCGTCTTCGGCATCGGCCGGTCGGAGAACGAACTCGTCGACGTCGCCCACTGCGCCGAGGTGGAGGCCGGCACGGGCCTCGGCGACGTGGTGGCGCAGGCCCGCGGCGGCCTGCCGATACGCCTCGAACCCGGCGCGCCGGGGCACGGCGCGATGGACGGCGTCCCGGCCCGCCCGCGGGTGGAGTACGTCACGTTCGGCGAGGTGTCGACCGAAGACGTGCTGTCGGGCGACACGACGCGCCTCACCGCCGCCGGCGAACGCGCCCTCTCGGACCTGCGAGCGGACCCGACGCCGGAGCGACTCGTGTCGCTCTCGCGGCGGTTCGCCCGCGAGGCGGGTCTGACGACCGACCGGGTCGCGGCCATCGTCGCCGACGTGCGCGACGCGGGCGGCGACGCCTCGATGGCGATGCTCGGCGACACGGTGTTCGCGTTCGGGACGGCGCTGTCGGACGCCGGCTACGACCCCGAGGTGTGCGGCGTCCACCCCGCGGGGTCGAGTCTCGTCCCGGAGTAG
- a CDS encoding UPF0175 family protein: MPSISARIPDDERDELEEVAELLGEDKSATIRKALDEGLKQIRVRIAAERYQSGEISVNQAARVAGVSLAEWLEICRERNLTTQLKPEDIERDADTALDL; the protein is encoded by the coding sequence ATGCCGTCGATAAGCGCGAGAATCCCCGACGACGAACGCGACGAGTTGGAGGAAGTCGCCGAACTCCTCGGCGAGGACAAGAGCGCGACGATTCGGAAGGCGCTGGACGAGGGCTTGAAACAGATACGCGTCCGTATCGCCGCAGAGCGTTACCAGTCGGGGGAGATTTCGGTGAATCAGGCGGCCCGCGTCGCCGGTGTCTCGCTGGCAGAGTGGCTGGAGATATGTCGCGAGCGGAATCTGACGACGCAGTTGAAGCCCGAGGATATAGAGCGAGACGCGGATACGGCGCTGGACCTGTAG
- the aspS gene encoding aspartate--tRNA(Asn) ligase, whose translation MQNRTYTADAAPGDSVTVAGWVHEVRDLGGIAFLILRDKSGKIQIKLEKDEMDEDLVETGLDVARESVVSVTGDVKEEPRAPTGVEIVPESIDVMAEADTQLPLDPSGKVDAELSTRLDNRTLDLRKDEVKAIFEIRAEILRSVRDAFRGLNATEINTPKIVATGTEGGTELFPITYFGKEAFMNQSPQLFKQLMVGSGLERVFEVGPIFRAEEHNTPRHLNEATSIDFESAFYDHTEAMDACEHVVKAAYEGVAENCERELELLGLDEEFEVPEGEFPRLSYEEAIERVNATGALDVQLVWGDDLSTEAERALGEDVGEHYFITDWPSEIKPFYIKDHDDDEQLSTGFDMMHPRMELVSGGQREHRYDHLVAGFEQQGLDPDQFEYYTKMFKYGMPPHAGWGLGGERLVMTMLGLDNIREAVLFPRDRQRLSP comes from the coding sequence ATGCAGAACCGTACCTACACGGCAGACGCGGCGCCCGGCGACAGCGTCACCGTCGCGGGGTGGGTCCACGAGGTGCGCGACCTCGGGGGCATCGCCTTCCTCATCCTGCGCGACAAGAGCGGCAAGATACAGATCAAACTCGAGAAGGACGAGATGGACGAGGACCTCGTCGAGACGGGCCTCGACGTCGCCCGCGAGAGCGTCGTCTCCGTCACGGGCGACGTGAAGGAGGAGCCTCGCGCGCCCACGGGCGTCGAAATCGTCCCGGAGAGCATCGACGTGATGGCCGAGGCGGACACGCAACTCCCCCTCGACCCCTCGGGAAAGGTCGACGCCGAACTCTCGACGCGACTCGACAACCGGACGCTCGACCTCCGAAAGGACGAGGTGAAGGCCATCTTCGAGATTCGGGCGGAGATTCTCCGCTCGGTCCGCGACGCCTTCCGCGGCCTCAACGCGACGGAGATCAACACGCCGAAGATAGTCGCCACCGGCACCGAGGGCGGCACGGAGCTGTTCCCCATCACGTACTTCGGCAAAGAGGCGTTCATGAACCAGTCGCCGCAGTTGTTCAAACAGCTCATGGTCGGCTCGGGTCTCGAACGCGTCTTCGAGGTGGGCCCCATCTTCCGCGCGGAGGAGCACAACACGCCGCGGCACCTGAACGAGGCCACGTCCATCGACTTCGAGTCGGCGTTCTACGACCACACGGAGGCGATGGACGCCTGCGAACACGTCGTCAAGGCCGCCTACGAGGGCGTCGCCGAGAACTGCGAACGCGAACTCGAACTGCTCGGTCTGGACGAGGAGTTCGAGGTGCCCGAGGGCGAGTTCCCGCGTCTCAGCTACGAGGAGGCCATCGAACGCGTCAACGCCACGGGCGCACTCGACGTGCAACTCGTGTGGGGCGACGACCTGTCCACCGAGGCGGAGCGAGCGCTCGGCGAGGACGTCGGCGAGCACTACTTCATCACCGACTGGCCCTCCGAGATAAAGCCGTTCTACATCAAGGACCACGACGACGACGAGCAGCTCTCGACGGGCTTCGACATGATGCACCCGCGGATGGAACTCGTCTCCGGCGGTCAGCGTGAACACCGCTACGACCACCTCGTGGCCGGCTTCGAACAGCAAGGGCTCGACCCCGACCAGTTCGAGTACTACACGAAGATGTTCAAGTACGGCATGCCTCCGCACGCGGGCTGGGGCCTCGGCGGCGAGCGTCTCGTGATGACGATGCTCGGACTCGACAACATCCGGGAAGCGGTGTTGTTCCCGCGAGACCGGCAGCGGCTCTCTCCGTAG
- a CDS encoding DUF4013 domain-containing protein — protein MFDALADRAPFDADRTDTLLVGTLLTLATASAPVVGLLVLGYAVRTTRRRARGEGLPAFDDWRALAGDGVRAAAATSVLHLPAAAVVAVVGLDRMLRGASSLAYLSHYALSPDYGAVAAIAAVALLELVAGYLSVATLVGLARTGAVDARLPSVVAELVRDPRFGRAFGLTLAVGGGARLARLALATLPVVGEPLGAFVSFVGVVVAASVLASVVDGRDDRLASAAEALGRDGVDSDGYRSNA, from the coding sequence ATGTTCGACGCACTCGCCGACCGCGCACCGTTCGACGCCGACCGGACAGACACGCTCCTCGTGGGGACGCTCCTCACCCTCGCGACGGCCTCGGCGCCCGTCGTCGGACTCCTCGTCCTCGGCTACGCCGTCCGCACGACGCGTCGGCGGGCGCGCGGTGAGGGCCTCCCGGCGTTCGACGACTGGCGCGCTCTCGCCGGCGACGGCGTCCGCGCCGCCGCCGCGACGAGCGTACTCCACCTCCCGGCGGCCGCCGTCGTCGCCGTCGTCGGCCTCGACCGGATGCTCCGCGGCGCGTCGTCGCTGGCGTACCTGAGTCACTACGCGCTCTCGCCGGACTACGGAGCGGTGGCCGCCATCGCCGCCGTCGCCCTCCTCGAACTGGTCGCCGGCTACCTCTCGGTTGCGACGCTGGTCGGCCTCGCCCGCACGGGGGCCGTGGACGCCCGCCTCCCGTCCGTGGTCGCCGAACTCGTCCGAGACCCCCGGTTCGGCCGCGCGTTCGGCCTCACCCTCGCCGTCGGCGGCGGCGCCCGCCTCGCGCGACTCGCACTCGCGACGCTCCCGGTCGTGGGCGAACCGCTCGGCGCGTTCGTCTCGTTCGTCGGCGTCGTCGTCGCGGCGTCCGTCCTCGCGAGCGTCGTCGACGGCCGCGACGACCGACTCGCGTCCGCCGCCGAGGCCCTCGGCCGCGACGGCGTCGATTCCGACGGCTACCGCTCGAACGCCTGA
- a CDS encoding phosphoglycerol geranylgeranyltransferase, with protein sequence MTGPWTDWNHVLKVDPDKDLVGDETFEDVCRTGTDAIEIGGTLDITADKMQRVVDACAEYDVPLYQEPSNPGVVVDDEALDGYLIPTVFNAKDAFWITGAHKEWVRIENGMDWERTHTEAYIVLNPEASVAQLTDANCDLAVDDVASYAAVAERMFGQEIVYVEYSGTFGDTEKVQAAHDALDDCTLFYGGGIHDYDSAYEMGQHTDVVVVGDLLHDEGVDAVRETVEGARDAMKERAEA encoded by the coding sequence ATGACCGGGCCTTGGACCGACTGGAACCACGTCCTCAAAGTGGACCCAGACAAAGACCTCGTGGGAGACGAGACGTTCGAGGACGTCTGCCGGACCGGCACGGACGCCATCGAAATCGGCGGCACCCTCGACATCACCGCGGACAAGATGCAACGCGTCGTGGATGCCTGCGCGGAGTACGACGTCCCCCTGTATCAGGAGCCGTCGAACCCCGGCGTCGTCGTCGACGACGAGGCGCTTGACGGCTACCTCATCCCGACGGTGTTCAACGCCAAGGACGCCTTCTGGATCACGGGTGCCCACAAGGAGTGGGTCCGCATCGAGAACGGCATGGACTGGGAGCGGACGCACACCGAGGCGTACATCGTCCTCAACCCCGAGGCGTCCGTCGCCCAACTGACCGACGCCAACTGCGACCTCGCCGTGGACGACGTCGCCTCCTACGCCGCCGTCGCAGAGCGGATGTTCGGCCAAGAGATCGTGTACGTAGAGTACTCGGGCACGTTCGGCGACACCGAGAAGGTGCAGGCGGCACACGACGCGCTGGACGACTGCACGCTGTTCTACGGCGGCGGCATCCACGACTACGACTCCGCGTACGAGATGGGTCAGCACACGGACGTCGTCGTGGTCGGCGACCTCCTCCACGACGAGGGCGTCGACGCGGTGCGAGAGACCGTCGAGGGCGCGCGCGACGCGATGAAGGAACGCGCCGAAGCGTAA